The window AAAGAATAGGTCTTGAAGATGCTACAATACATTATAAAACAGAAAAGGTAAATCACGAAGAAAGAATAAAAATTCCGGATCATAGTGTCGGTTTGAGAGAAATATCCAGACTCCTGATGGATGAAAAGAACGGAGTAATTAAAAATGCCGCTGATATAGATATCGTAGGCCACAGAGTTGTTCACGGTGGGGCAGCTTTTTCAGATACTATTTTGATAGATAAGGCTGTCAAAAATAAAATAAAAGATCTCTTTAATTTAGCGCCTTTACATAATCCGCCTAATTATACCGGCATTGAAGTAGCAGAAAATATATTCCCTAAAGCTAAACAAGTTGCAGTTTTCGATACTGCTTTTCATCAATCAATTCCTGTAAAGGCTCATAAATACGCAATTCCAAATGAGTTTCATGAGAAGTATCGGATAAGACTGTATGGTTTTCATGGAACCAGTCATAAATACGTGCACACCAAAACTTTGGAATATTTGGCGAAACCTGTTTCTAAAGTGATTACTGTACATTTGGGTAATGGATGTAGTATTACGGCGATTAACGACGGAAAAAGTGTAGACCATTCATTAGGCTTCGGACCGGTAAATGGTTTAATCATGGGAACGAGAAGTGGAGATATTGACCAATCGGTAATTTTTTATCTGGTAGAAAAACTTGGTTATACATTACCGGAAGTTAGTGAATTGCTTCACAAGAAGAGCGGAATGCTGGGACTCACCGGATTCAGTGATCTCAGGAATATAGAAGAAGAAGCGTCTAAGGGAAATAAGGATTGTATGCTGGCATTAGAAATGAATGCCTATCGGATCAAAAAGTATATAGGATCATACGTTGCTGCCATGAATGGTATTGATGCCCTGGTTTTTACGGCTGGAATAGGGGAGAATAGCAGTACATTAAGAAGGATGGTTTGCTCGGATATGGAATATCTGGGTATTAATATTGATTCTAATAAGAATAATATCAGGTCAAAAGATATACGATTAATTAGTCCGGAAAATTCAAAGGTAGATGTTTTGGTCGTGCCTACGAATGAAGAATTGGAGATTGCAAGACAAGCATATCAGTTATTAAAAGTATAAAAAGGCTCTCGATTGAGAGCCTTTTTCTGTATGTTTTTTATTGCTTTTTAAAGCGCATCATTTCTACATCATCCATATAGAAGCTCAAAGTATTGTCTGTAACTTTATAATTGTTGATTTTTGAAAACAATCTGGTAAAGGCTTGTTCACCGCCACCTTCACAAAACCTCATTGTAGATGCAGGGTCTTTTAATGTAATGTTGTTTCCTTCAATGATGATCTGACTAGTGTATGCATTACAGCTAGTGTTCCCGCCAATACTATTTTCTGCCAAATTAAAAATGACTGTTGGTTTTTCATTAGGATAGAGTCCTTCAAATGCAATTCTAGCACCGGTTATATATGTTAATTTCCATGTAGCGCCTTCTAATTTGTCTGTGTCGGTCGTTTTACTGTTTTTTGTTGTACTACATGCAGAAATAGCCAGAACCAAGGCAAAAACAAAAATAATTCTTTTCATATGTTAATTTTTAATGTGTTGTTTACAGTCTGTTTTATTCATAATGAAACTGTTGTTAAAATTTAATAGAGACAGGTCTTTGTATACAGTTTTTCCATTAACTTCTTCAATAGGGGCGTAGCCTTCGGTGTAAGTACTGTTTTTCTTTAAAAAAACCACTTCCCTGACAGATTGAATCCCTTCTGAAGCAAACGTATAATCTGCAAAAATTGTATCGCCTTTTATCTTACCATTTATTGTGCCGTAGTTGTCGTCTTTTTCAAAAAAGTGGTATGAAAGCTGTCCTTCAATTTTATCATTTTCTTTTTTGAATGATAAATTGATTGTGTCTTTCCCGTTAGAATACTGATAACATTCTTCGTAAAGAACAGTTTTTTTCGAGGTTTCATTTTCAGCAGACTTTTCGGATATTACATCTTCCTTTTTGTCGTTTTTACATGCACTAATGATTAATAGAAGAACAAAGGTGAGCATTTGAGTTTTCATTCTGTGTAATTTTAATGGTCTGATACATGCTAATTTAGCTGATTTTTTTTACATTTTTACCGTGTGAAATCAAAAAAAGCACCCGAAAAGGATGCTTTTGATTTTTAGATGTAATGGTTGTCACTATTTTAATGCCCCGACCATTTCTTCAGGTTTAACCCATTCATCAAACTCATCAGCAGTTAAGTATTCAAGAGCAACAGCCGCTTGTTTTAACGTAGTTCCATCCTCATGAGCTTTTTGGGCAATTTCGGCAGCTTTATAATACCCTATTTTGGTATTTAGTGCTGTTACTAACATTAAACTGTTATCTAGCAGTTCTTTGATGCGTTTATCATTAGGCTGAATTCCTTGAGCACAATGCTCATCAAAACTAACACAGGCATCGCCGATTAATCTGGCAGATTGCAATAAAGCGGCAGCCATCATCGGCTTAAATACATTGAGTTCGTAATGACCTTGAGTACCGCCTACGCTAATAGCAACATCATTACCCATAACCTGGGCACAAACCATTGTTAAGGCTTCACATTGTGTAGGGTTTACTTTTCCGGGCATAATAGAACTCCCCGGTTCGTTTGCAGGTATGATAAGTTCGCCAATACCACTTCTTGGGCCGGAGGCCATTAACCTGATATCGTTGGCGATTTTGTTCAGAGAAACTGCCAGTTGCTTTAAAGCGCCATGAGTTTCAACAAAGGCATCATGTGCAGCTAAAGCTTCAAATTTGTTGTCGGCAGATTTAAAAGGATGCTCAGTAAATTTTGCTATAAATTCAGCAACCCTTTTTGCATAACCCTTGGGCGTATTAAGTCCGGTGCCGACAGCTGTTCCGCCCAGAGCTAATTCAGACAAATGTTCTAAGGTATTGTTTAAGGCTTTTAACCCATGGTCTAACTGAGAAACGTAACCTGAAAATTCCTGTCCTAGAGTAAGTGGTGTAGCATCCATCAAATGTGTCCTTCCTATTTTTACTACATTTTTAAACTCTTCGGATTTTCTTTTTAGAGTATCTCTTAGCTGACTAACTCCGGGAATAGTATTTTCTACAATTAATTTGTAAGCAGCAATATGCATCCCGGTAGGAAAGGTGTCGTTCGATGATTGAGATTTATTTACATCATCATTAGGCTGCAAGGTTTTTTCACCCTCTCCGATCTTTTTTCCCGCTAGCTGGTGGGCACGATTAGCGATAACTTCATTGACATTCATGTTACTTTGAGTACCACTTCCTGTTTGCCAGATGACCAAAGGGAATTGATCGTCATGCTTCCCTTCCAGTATCTCATCACAGGCCTGAGCTATTAAATCTCTTTTTTCAATAGGTAATACTCCAAGTTCGCAGTTTGTATATGCAGCAGATTTTTTAAGATAGGCAAACCCATATACAATTTCTAAAGGCATTGAAGCGGGTACACCTATTTTAAAATTATTTCTTGAGCGTTCTGTCTGAGCCCCCCATAACTTATCGGCAGGGACCTGAACTTCACCCATAGTATCCTTTTCTATTCTATATTCCATAAAATAAGAGTATTGTTTTTGTACGGCAAATTTACGCTTTTAGGTTTATTTCTTAAATATTTGATGCATCAGTTTTGTAATTATATGTTATAAAAATGATAAAGGAATTTTCAAAAGTTATGGGTTTATAAAGATTTGTATGTATCTTTGAGGCGAATTCAGAAAATTTCCGGAAATTATGTTCGAATTTGATCAGTATCTAGGCTTTTTAGCATTTCTAACCATTTTAACAATTGGTTTCTGGTTAATGATCTTTTTATTGACTTTCGTTATCCCTTACTGGGTAGGAGGAGCAATCATGGAGATGATTAAAGAAAAGAGAGAAGCTAAAAAAGCTGCACAGAACAGTTAAAAACAAAAAAGAAGCTGAAAAAGCTTCTTTTTTTATTTAGGAAAATAAAAGCTACCATCCGGTAGCTTTTTTTGATTTTGGGTTATCCCTGAAAGTCCATATCCTCATCGCCTCCGTTTCTGTTATTTCCTTTGCCACGACCATTTCTTTCTTTAGGTTGGTTAAACCTGTAGATAAAAGAGATATTGAATTGACGTTCTCTCCATTGAAATTGATTGTCTGAGGTGAAACGCAGGTCTCCATTGTCGTCATACGATTCTGTATATGACTGCCTTTTTCTTGTATTTAAGAGGTCACTCACATTAAATGTAATCGTCCCGTTTTCTTTCAAAATATCCTTGCTGAAAGCCAGATCTAAAGAGAACATCCCGTCTGATTTTGTTTGTGAATTTTCTCTGGGACCTCTGTAAAATGCATTGGTTTGCCAGTCTATTTTAGCAGGTAATGTAACCTTCGAACTAAACCTGGCGAACCAGCTTGAACTGCTTGCGCCATAATCGACACCATTATGCTCTCCGTCTGAATTAAAATGAAAATAATTGAAACTACCATTTAATCGTACTTTTTTAGATGGATTATACATTAAACTACCTTCAAACCCATAACGTTGGTTTGTAGAAAGGTTAATTGGCATTGATCTGATGATTTCAATTCCGTCGGAGGTTGTTTCTCCTGTTTCTTCCTGGATATACTCGAAGGCATTAGTCTCTCTTTGGTAATAAACAGAGCTGTTGAAGGTTAATTTCTCCCATCTTTTTAAGTATCCTATATCAAAAGCGTTGGCATAAGCCGGATTCAAGTCCGGATTCCCCTGAAATACATTTGTCCTGCTCGATCTTGAAGGAAATGGGTTAATGAACCATCCTCTGGGTCTGTTAATCCGCCTGTTATATCCTATTGAAATATTTTCATATTCGTTCAATTCATATATTAAATTAACTGTAGGAAACAGGCCTAGATAATTTTTATCGAAATTAGCATCAACATCAACTCCCGGAATTTCTTCGATAGGCGATCCGTCTAGGGTTTTAACCTTACCTATCAATTTAGTGTTCTCAAGTCTTAATCCAAGTAAATAAGAGAACTTGCCGGTTTTGTTACCGTATTGAGTATATACGGCATTTACATTCTCAGTATAATCGAAAATGTTGGAAAGATCGTTGTTTGTAATATAGCGATTAGAGCCTTGATCTAGAGTGTCTAATTGATATTCGGTTTTTTCCTTTTCGAAATCACCACGATAACCAGCTTCAAATTGAGCATCACCCATAGGCAACACATAGTCGGCCTGGATCAGATAATCTTTTTGAGTTTCCAGTTCATAGATGTTTTCCGAGGCTATCAATGTATTATTCGGAAAAGTTTGTCTTTCCAGGATCTTAGATAATACGTCTTCATTATCATAAGAGTATTGTAAATCAGCTGTTAACTGATGGCCTTCATCATTAAATTTGTTGATGTAGTTTAACGATACCTGATAGTTTTTATCATCTTCATTCTGATCTTCAGTTCTATTGGTTCTGCTATCGACTAATGAGTTAATGTAACGTTCAGTTTTATTATCCGTTACATCCTGTTCATCTGATAATCTGGAAAAGAAACTTCCCGTGATGGAAGATTGTTCGTTTAAGAAGTATTCCATCCCGATATTCAGGTTGAAACCTTTGTCTCTTCGTGAGATATCACGGTTTTCAATGATTCTGTCAAATTTACTGTTATTGTGATAGCGATTGTCATAAAAACCATTACCGGGCGGTTCACGATAGAAATAACCTAAAGTATTAAATAAATTGAATTTGTCGGTCCGGTAGTTGAAATTAGTTGTTATCTGGCTGCTGTTCGGGTATCCAACTGTTAGATTTGCCGAACCATTGATTCCTAGTGTTTTCTCCTTTTTAAGAACGATGTTCAGGATTCCCGCTGTTCCTTCGGCATCATAACGGGCAGAGGGACTTGTAATGACCTCTACCTTTTCGATAGCGTCGGCCGGTAATTGTCGTAAAGCTTCTGTGCTTCCGAAGCCGGCCATTGCCGAAGGTTTTCCGTTAATGAGAATTCTGACGTTTTCATTCCCTCTTAAACTGATAGCTCCATCGATGTCTACTGTTACCGAAGGCACATTGTTAAGAGCATCGCTCAC of the Zhouia spongiae genome contains:
- a CDS encoding META domain-containing protein, whose translation is MKRIIFVFALVLAISACSTTKNSKTTDTDKLEGATWKLTYITGARIAFEGLYPNEKPTVIFNLAENSIGGNTSCNAYTSQIIIEGNNITLKDPASTMRFCEGGGEQAFTRLFSKINNYKVTDNTLSFYMDDVEMMRFKKQ
- the fumC gene encoding class II fumarate hydratase; this translates as MEYRIEKDTMGEVQVPADKLWGAQTERSRNNFKIGVPASMPLEIVYGFAYLKKSAAYTNCELGVLPIEKRDLIAQACDEILEGKHDDQFPLVIWQTGSGTQSNMNVNEVIANRAHQLAGKKIGEGEKTLQPNDDVNKSQSSNDTFPTGMHIAAYKLIVENTIPGVSQLRDTLKRKSEEFKNVVKIGRTHLMDATPLTLGQEFSGYVSQLDHGLKALNNTLEHLSELALGGTAVGTGLNTPKGYAKRVAEFIAKFTEHPFKSADNKFEALAAHDAFVETHGALKQLAVSLNKIANDIRLMASGPRSGIGELIIPANEPGSSIMPGKVNPTQCEALTMVCAQVMGNDVAISVGGTQGHYELNVFKPMMAAALLQSARLIGDACVSFDEHCAQGIQPNDKRIKELLDNSLMLVTALNTKIGYYKAAEIAQKAHEDGTTLKQAAVALEYLTADEFDEWVKPEEMVGALK
- a CDS encoding TonB-dependent receptor domain-containing protein — encoded protein: MKFKLFALCAIITGFFAAEAQTPNAKKVRLTGKVIDAETNDPLEYATIVLQSVKNPNNVTGGITDGEGNFNVEANAGVYNIRVEFISYKTYELKEQNLTQNKDMGVVKLALDVAQLDAVEVVSERTTVEVRLDKKIYNVGKDLTTSGGTVSDALNNVPSVTVDIDGAISLRGNENVRILINGKPSAMAGFGSTEALRQLPADAIEKVEVITSPSARYDAEGTAGILNIVLKKEKTLGINGSANLTVGYPNSSQITTNFNYRTDKFNLFNTLGYFYREPPGNGFYDNRYHNNSKFDRIIENRDISRRDKGFNLNIGMEYFLNEQSSITGSFFSRLSDEQDVTDNKTERYINSLVDSRTNRTEDQNEDDKNYQVSLNYINKFNDEGHQLTADLQYSYDNEDVLSKILERQTFPNNTLIASENIYELETQKDYLIQADYVLPMGDAQFEAGYRGDFEKEKTEYQLDTLDQGSNRYITNNDLSNIFDYTENVNAVYTQYGNKTGKFSYLLGLRLENTKLIGKVKTLDGSPIEEIPGVDVDANFDKNYLGLFPTVNLIYELNEYENISIGYNRRINRPRGWFINPFPSRSSRTNVFQGNPDLNPAYANAFDIGYLKRWEKLTFNSSVYYQRETNAFEYIQEETGETTSDGIEIIRSMPINLSTNQRYGFEGSLMYNPSKKVRLNGSFNYFHFNSDGEHNGVDYGASSSSWFARFSSKVTLPAKIDWQTNAFYRGPRENSQTKSDGMFSLDLAFSKDILKENGTITFNVSDLLNTRKRQSYTESYDDNGDLRFTSDNQFQWRERQFNISFIYRFNQPKERNGRGKGNNRNGGDEDMDFQG
- a CDS encoding acetate/propionate family kinase; its protein translation is MKNILVINSGSSSIKFQLFKMPEAKVEASGLVERIGLEDATIHYKTEKVNHEERIKIPDHSVGLREISRLLMDEKNGVIKNAADIDIVGHRVVHGGAAFSDTILIDKAVKNKIKDLFNLAPLHNPPNYTGIEVAENIFPKAKQVAVFDTAFHQSIPVKAHKYAIPNEFHEKYRIRLYGFHGTSHKYVHTKTLEYLAKPVSKVITVHLGNGCSITAINDGKSVDHSLGFGPVNGLIMGTRSGDIDQSVIFYLVEKLGYTLPEVSELLHKKSGMLGLTGFSDLRNIEEEASKGNKDCMLALEMNAYRIKKYIGSYVAAMNGIDALVFTAGIGENSSTLRRMVCSDMEYLGINIDSNKNNIRSKDIRLISPENSKVDVLVVPTNEELEIARQAYQLLKV